The following proteins are co-located in the Panthera uncia isolate 11264 chromosome F1, Puncia_PCG_1.0, whole genome shotgun sequence genome:
- the AVPR1B gene encoding vasopressin V1b receptor: MDTGPAWAANPTPGGTFSIPNATTPWMGRDEELAKVEIGVLAAVLVLATGGNLTVLLTLGQPGRKRSRMHLFVLHLAATDLGVALFQVLPQLLWDITYRFQGPDLLCRAVKYLQVLSMFASTYMLLAMTLDRYLAVCHPLRSLQQPSQSTYPLIAAPWLLAAILSLPQIFIFSLREVIQGTGVLDCWADFRFPWGPRVYITWTTLAIFVLPVVMLTACYSLIYHEICKNLKVKTQARKVEGRGWRTWDRMSPSVPAAATRGLPSRVSSISTISRAKIRTVKMTFVIVLAYIACWAPFFSVQMWSVWDKDAPDEDSTNVAFTISMLLGNLSSCCNPWVSMGFNSHLRPWPLCHPDCCGGPRPRPRRQLSSLSLSSRHTTLLTCSSGLPALTLSPRLGGGPGTEGSLKDSAQVDGEASTETGVF; encoded by the exons ATGGATACTGGGCCTGCCTGGGCTGCTAACCCCACTCCCGGGGGCACCTTCTCCATCCCCAATGCCACCACACCCTGGATGGGCCGGGATGAGGAGCTGGCCAAGGTGGAGATCGGAGTCCTGGCTGCGGTCCTGGTGCTGGCGACAGGGGGCAATCTGACTGTGCTGCTGACCCTGGGCCAGCCAGGCCGCAAGCGCTCCCGCATGCACCTGTTTGTTCTGCACCTAGCCGCGACCGACCTGGGTGTGGCCCTGTTTCAGGTGCTGCCCCAGCTGCTGTGGGACATCACCTACCGTTTCCAGGGCCCTGACCTCCTCTGCCGGGCCGTCAAGTATCTGCAGGTGCTCAGCATGTTCGCCTCCACCTACATGCTACTGGCCATGACGCTGGACCGCTACCTGGCTGTTTGTCACCCCCTGCGCAGCCTCCAGCAGCCCAGCCAGTCCACTTACCCTCTCATCGCCGCTCCCTGGCTGCTGGCTGCCATCCTCAGCCTGCCTCAGATCTTCATCTTTTCTTTGCGGGAGGTGATCCAGGGCACGGGGGTGCTGGACTGCTGGGCAGACTTCCGCTTCCCTTGGGGGCCTCGGGTCTATATCACCTGGACCACCCTGGCCATCTTTGTCCTGCCTGTGGTCATGCTCACGGCCTGCTACAGCCTCATCTACCATGAGATCTGTAAGAACCTCAAAGTCAAGACGCAGGCCCGCAAGGTggaaggaaggggctggaggACTTGGGACAGGATGTCGCCTTCTGTCCCAGCTGCCGCCACACGGGGCCTGCCATCCCGGGTCAGCAGCATCAGTACCATCTCGAGGGCTAAGATCCGAACCGTGAAGATGACTTTCGTCATTGTGCTGGCCTACATCGCCTGCTGGGCACCCTTCTTCAGCGTCCAGATGTGGTCCGTGTGGGACAAAGATGCCCCTGACGAAG ATTCAACCAACGTGGCTTTCACCATCTCCATGCTCTTGGGCAACCTCAGCAGCTGCTGCAACCCCTGGGTCTCCATGGGTTTCAACAGCCACCTGCGGCCATGGCCACTGTGCCACCCGGACTGCTGCGGGGGTCCCCGGCCCCGGCCACGCCGGCAACTCTCCAGCCTCAGCCTCTCCAGCCGCCACACCACACTGCTGACCTGCTCCAGCGGCCTGCCCGCCCTCACCCTCAGCCCCAGACTCGGTGGGGGCCCTGGGACCGAAGGGTCACTGAAGGACTCTGCGCAGGTGGATGGGGAAGCCTCCACAGAGACCGGTGTCTTTTAG